Proteins from a genomic interval of Symmachiella macrocystis:
- a CDS encoding HpcH/HpaI aldolase family protein, with product MKKNPVKAALAAGKPQVGTWLSFGDLFASRIMARAGFPWLTLDMEHSPIDWSQASAVFGAIADAGCVPLARVPRGDHDLIKRVLDGGAHGIVVPMVNTVEQAKIAIAATKYPPVGNRSVGGGLHSMNFDATPGDYFKHANDEVLCILQTESPEGVENAEEIYSLPGVDAIFVGPHDLAFNMRSPDGTDPTPEQHEAMLQRILAIGKKVGTPVGLHVLSTDDVTRRIEEGWQFIALASELKFMTVEAQRCVSALGLKKAADLARY from the coding sequence ATGAAGAAAAACCCCGTCAAAGCAGCTCTGGCCGCCGGTAAGCCGCAGGTCGGGACTTGGTTGTCGTTCGGCGACCTGTTCGCCAGTCGGATTATGGCCCGTGCGGGTTTCCCCTGGCTGACATTGGACATGGAACATTCGCCGATCGACTGGAGCCAAGCCTCGGCCGTGTTCGGCGCGATCGCTGATGCCGGTTGCGTCCCGCTGGCCCGCGTACCTCGCGGCGATCATGACCTAATCAAACGCGTCCTGGACGGCGGTGCGCATGGCATTGTGGTGCCGATGGTCAATACGGTCGAACAGGCCAAAATCGCCATCGCGGCGACGAAGTACCCGCCCGTCGGCAATCGTTCCGTTGGCGGCGGATTGCATTCGATGAATTTCGATGCGACGCCGGGAGATTACTTCAAACACGCCAACGATGAAGTCCTGTGCATTCTGCAAACCGAATCCCCCGAGGGCGTGGAGAACGCCGAGGAAATCTATAGTCTACCGGGCGTTGACGCGATTTTTGTCGGTCCGCACGATTTGGCCTTCAACATGCGCTCTCCCGACGGCACCGATCCCACTCCCGAACAACACGAGGCGATGCTGCAGAGAATTTTGGCCATCGGCAAAAAAGTGGGCACACCGGTCGGCCTGCATGTGTTGAGTACCGACGATGTCACGCGCCGTATCGAGGAAGGCTGGCAATTCATCGCCCTCGCTAGCGAACTCAAATTCATGACGGTCGAAGCCCAACGCTGTGTATCAGCGCTCGGATTAAAGAAGGCGGCAGACTTGGCGCGGTACTAG
- the gntH gene encoding guanitoxin biosynthesis MBL fold metallo-hydrolase GntH: protein MYETAFRSTHLSFAPGIKRRGTRHVKKNLLRHLNRCNSYWGTRPKQAAACWLVELGNGDKFIFDIGSGSAERLSAQKIPYDYLDKVFIGHLHSDHFGDLGDLWIGGVIGNRQRPLRVWGPSGAKPEYGTKYACDHMQKMFAWDTASRMGNVNTRGQKLEVNEFDYKAVNEVIYNENGVIVRSIPAIHAIDGCVSFILEWNDLKFAFTSDTFPNKWWIEHTKGCDISIHECFAPPSVLIDKQKWPASDALNVGTQVHTSPAQFGKVMSETKPRLAVGYHVFNDFDTLPAVTSMVRKTYDGPFVLATDYMVINVTSDDIRVRMAVIDEDIWPQPSVTEKLPADPSQKIGFSDFIRGGRVPYCEVVDKIYADINKRYDSDVKPPK from the coding sequence ATTTACGAAACGGCATTTCGATCAACACATCTATCATTCGCGCCTGGAATTAAGCGAAGGGGGACGAGGCATGTCAAAAAAAACCTACTCCGGCATCTCAACCGCTGTAATTCTTATTGGGGGACACGCCCTAAACAGGCGGCGGCTTGCTGGCTGGTTGAGCTAGGTAATGGAGACAAATTCATTTTTGACATAGGCAGTGGTTCGGCGGAGCGACTCTCCGCTCAAAAAATCCCCTACGATTATCTCGACAAAGTCTTTATCGGACATTTGCATTCAGATCACTTCGGTGACCTGGGGGATCTCTGGATTGGTGGTGTGATCGGTAACCGACAACGTCCTTTGCGTGTCTGGGGACCAAGTGGCGCCAAGCCTGAGTACGGGACGAAATATGCTTGCGATCACATGCAGAAGATGTTTGCCTGGGATACCGCCTCACGGATGGGAAACGTCAACACCCGCGGGCAAAAATTGGAAGTCAATGAGTTCGACTACAAGGCTGTCAATGAAGTCATTTACAATGAAAACGGAGTAATTGTCCGCAGCATTCCTGCGATTCATGCCATTGATGGTTGTGTGAGTTTCATTTTGGAATGGAATGATTTGAAATTTGCGTTTACGAGTGACACGTTCCCAAACAAATGGTGGATCGAGCATACGAAAGGTTGCGACATTTCGATACACGAGTGTTTTGCCCCTCCCTCAGTCCTCATCGACAAACAAAAATGGCCGGCATCTGATGCGCTGAATGTGGGAACTCAAGTACATACTTCTCCGGCGCAGTTCGGCAAGGTGATGAGCGAGACCAAGCCACGCCTAGCGGTCGGATATCACGTCTTCAACGACTTTGATACGCTTCCAGCCGTGACAAGCATGGTCCGCAAGACTTATGACGGCCCCTTCGTGTTAGCAACCGACTACATGGTCATCAACGTCACAAGTGACGACATCAGAGTCCGGATGGCCGTCATCGATGAAGACATTTGGCCGCAACCATCGGTCACCGAAAAACTCCCTGCGGACCCCAGTCAGAAAATCGGCTTCTCTGACTTTATCAGGGGTGGACGCGTGCCGTATTGCGAAGTTGTGGACAAGATCTATGCCGACATCAACAAAAGGTACGACAGTGATGTGAAACCACCGAAATAA
- a CDS encoding efflux RND transporter permease subunit: protein MFSHFFIDRPIFATVLSVVIVIVGGVSYLSLPVAQYPEVAPPTIQVTTSYPGANAETVAETVATPIENEINGVENMIYMSSRSTNDGQLTLDVTFALGTDIDMAQVFVQNRVAIAMPKLPEEVSRQGVTTKKRSPSILMMVNIISPENTHDSLFLSNFVTTKVKDDIARVKGVGDVAIWGARDFSMRLWLDPQKLSARDMTAGDVMAAVREQNVQVAAGRLGSPPVGNNNVGFQYTLNSQGRLVEEEEFANIIVRTGEDGRLTRLKDVGRVELGAKSYDMESSYNGKSGVTLPSITLAVFQLPGSNALETAQAVRATMEDLKNTGRFPNGVEYRIDYDTTVFIDQSIKDVYVTLLQALGLVFVVVLIFLQSWRATIIPMVAVPVSLIGAFGGMAMFGFSLNNLSLFGLVLAIGVVVDDAIVIVEAVESHLASGLSQRDAARKAMTELVGPVIATSLVLLAVFVPTGFMAGITGEFYKQFALTIAAAVAISTFNALTLSPALCALLLKPPTAKKDPAELFMEVAFGWWLFKGFNWAMDKSKNGYARSVYWIVRGALFTLLLYGGLLGLTYYGFMTVPQGFIPQQDKGYLVVNAQLPDAASLERTDDVVQKIIDIAKETPGVKSVIGVSGYSLLISSNLSNAGTAILVLDDFDKRAGVDHLYADAIAADLRKRFNVIQEASVAAFGAPPIDGLGSTGGFKLQVRDIGSLGLLELQKGVDRLASAGNAQPGLVGLSTTFSVSQPQLYLDIDRTKAKTQGVALNDLFETLQVYLGSGYANDFTRDNRNWQVNVQADASYRLTPQDIGRLRVRNDKGDMVPLSTLVKIVDTTGPAIVNHYQSYPSAEINGNNTPGTSSGDAIMIMEGLKTKELGPGMDFLWTDLTYQQIEASKDLMTKLVFPLAVVFVFLVLAAQYESWSLPLAVILIVPMCLFCSIAGVLIAKMDSNIFTQIGQVLLVGLSAKNAILIVEFARNKQDEGMSRIDAVVEACRLRLRPILMTAFSSVLGFLPLILATGAGAEMRIALGVGVVAGMLGVTFFGLFFTPVFYSVIMKFTDRNKTQDSGGEANAETSPKPAAS from the coding sequence ATGTTTTCGCATTTCTTCATTGATCGCCCCATCTTCGCCACCGTGTTATCGGTTGTGATCGTCATTGTGGGCGGGGTGTCTTACCTGAGTTTGCCAGTTGCGCAATATCCTGAGGTCGCGCCGCCGACAATTCAAGTGACAACCAGTTATCCAGGCGCGAATGCTGAAACGGTTGCCGAGACGGTGGCCACACCGATTGAGAACGAAATCAACGGCGTGGAAAACATGATTTACATGTCGTCCCGCTCAACCAACGACGGGCAATTGACGCTTGACGTTACGTTTGCACTAGGCACCGACATCGACATGGCACAAGTCTTTGTGCAGAATCGCGTCGCAATCGCTATGCCGAAGCTCCCGGAGGAAGTCAGCCGGCAAGGCGTGACCACCAAAAAACGTTCTCCCAGTATCCTAATGATGGTAAACATCATCTCGCCGGAGAACACGCATGATTCATTGTTCTTGAGCAACTTTGTCACAACGAAAGTCAAGGACGATATCGCCCGTGTCAAGGGAGTCGGCGATGTCGCGATTTGGGGTGCCCGCGACTTCAGTATGCGACTTTGGCTCGACCCGCAGAAGCTGTCCGCCCGCGACATGACCGCTGGGGACGTGATGGCCGCAGTGCGTGAACAAAACGTACAAGTCGCAGCCGGTCGTCTTGGTTCACCCCCGGTGGGCAACAACAACGTTGGTTTCCAATACACGTTGAACAGCCAAGGCCGGTTGGTGGAAGAAGAGGAATTCGCCAACATTATCGTTCGCACTGGCGAAGATGGACGACTCACTCGCTTAAAAGACGTGGGCCGCGTCGAGTTGGGCGCCAAGTCCTACGACATGGAAAGTTCATACAACGGCAAGTCGGGGGTCACATTGCCGTCGATCACGCTAGCTGTGTTTCAACTGCCTGGTTCCAACGCGTTGGAAACTGCTCAGGCTGTCCGAGCGACAATGGAGGATCTGAAGAACACAGGCCGTTTCCCGAATGGCGTCGAGTACCGTATCGATTACGATACGACTGTATTCATCGATCAATCGATCAAGGACGTGTATGTTACCCTGTTGCAGGCATTGGGCCTGGTATTTGTTGTTGTCCTGATTTTCTTACAATCGTGGCGGGCAACGATCATTCCTATGGTTGCGGTGCCGGTTTCACTGATCGGAGCATTCGGCGGCATGGCGATGTTCGGTTTTTCGCTGAACAATTTGTCGTTATTCGGATTGGTGTTAGCGATCGGCGTTGTCGTCGACGACGCTATCGTGATTGTTGAAGCAGTCGAGTCACATCTCGCCTCTGGGTTATCGCAACGGGACGCTGCCCGGAAAGCGATGACGGAACTCGTTGGACCGGTCATCGCTACGTCGTTAGTACTGCTGGCGGTTTTCGTGCCGACTGGGTTCATGGCGGGCATCACGGGAGAATTCTATAAGCAATTCGCGTTGACGATCGCGGCGGCGGTCGCCATTTCGACCTTTAACGCGCTCACGCTTAGCCCGGCATTGTGCGCGCTTCTGCTTAAGCCTCCCACGGCCAAGAAGGACCCTGCTGAACTGTTTATGGAAGTCGCTTTCGGCTGGTGGTTGTTCAAAGGTTTTAATTGGGCGATGGACAAGTCTAAAAACGGATACGCTCGGAGCGTGTATTGGATTGTCCGCGGGGCCTTATTTACGCTATTGCTTTACGGCGGCTTGCTGGGACTAACCTATTACGGTTTCATGACGGTACCGCAAGGATTTATTCCGCAACAGGACAAAGGGTATTTGGTCGTCAACGCACAACTTCCCGACGCCGCCAGTTTGGAGCGGACTGACGATGTGGTACAAAAAATCATCGATATCGCCAAGGAAACGCCTGGTGTGAAAAGCGTTATTGGTGTGTCCGGTTATTCATTGTTAATTAGTTCCAACTTGTCGAATGCCGGTACGGCAATTTTGGTGTTGGACGACTTTGATAAACGGGCCGGAGTAGATCACCTCTATGCGGATGCAATTGCCGCAGATTTACGAAAACGGTTCAACGTGATTCAAGAGGCTAGCGTAGCAGCCTTTGGCGCGCCGCCGATCGACGGTTTAGGCAGCACCGGCGGATTCAAGTTGCAGGTCCGAGATATCGGTTCGTTGGGCCTTCTTGAGTTGCAAAAGGGAGTCGACCGACTGGCGAGTGCTGGCAATGCACAGCCCGGCCTAGTCGGACTATCTACCACATTCAGCGTTAGCCAACCTCAGCTATATCTGGATATCGATCGTACGAAAGCCAAAACACAAGGTGTTGCCCTAAATGACTTGTTTGAAACATTGCAGGTCTATTTAGGATCTGGTTATGCAAACGACTTCACCCGCGACAATCGCAACTGGCAGGTGAATGTCCAGGCTGATGCATCCTACCGCCTCACTCCACAAGATATTGGACGGCTGAGAGTGCGTAACGACAAAGGGGACATGGTTCCACTGTCGACCCTGGTTAAGATCGTCGATACGACCGGACCGGCCATCGTCAACCACTACCAGAGCTATCCGTCAGCGGAAATCAACGGCAACAACACGCCCGGTACCAGTTCCGGCGATGCGATCATGATTATGGAAGGATTGAAGACAAAAGAATTGGGGCCAGGGATGGACTTCTTGTGGACCGACCTCACCTATCAGCAAATCGAGGCCTCCAAGGACCTGATGACAAAACTCGTCTTCCCGTTGGCAGTGGTTTTCGTTTTCCTGGTGTTGGCAGCACAATATGAAAGCTGGTCGTTACCGTTAGCAGTGATTCTGATCGTGCCGATGTGCCTTTTCTGTTCTATTGCCGGCGTGTTGATCGCCAAGATGGACAGCAATATTTTCACGCAAATCGGCCAGGTACTGTTGGTCGGATTGTCGGCGAAAAACGCGATTTTGATTGTGGAATTCGCCCGTAACAAACAAGACGAGGGAATGTCGCGGATCGATGCGGTCGTCGAAGCTTGCCGGTTGCGGTTGCGGCCGATTCTGATGACCGCATTCTCGTCTGTGCTGGGATTTTTGCCGCTGATCTTGGCGACGGGCGCCGGAGCGGAAATGCGGATCGCATTGGGCGTAGGCGTGGTCGCGGGCATGTTGGGCGTCACGTTCTTCGGTCTATTCTTCACCCCCGTGTTCTATTCGGTGATTATGAAATTCACCGACCGCAACAAGACGCAGGACAGCGGCGGGGAGGCAAACGCCGAGACGTCCCCCAAACCGGCCGCATCTTAG
- a CDS encoding arsenate reductase ArsC translates to MSETEPLRVLFVCVENSNRSQMAEAFARMHGGPQIEAHSAGSRPSGKVNPKAVAAMRESGYDLSKHASESLDAVAGLRFAAAVTMGCGDACPHVAAGRREDWDIPDPREMPPEEFREVRDLIEQKVKTLLQTVHTGDNRDSGR, encoded by the coding sequence ATGAGCGAGACAGAACCGTTGCGGGTCTTATTCGTATGCGTCGAAAATTCCAATCGCAGCCAAATGGCCGAAGCGTTCGCTCGCATGCATGGCGGCCCGCAAATCGAGGCGCATAGCGCCGGTTCGCGACCATCGGGAAAAGTAAATCCCAAAGCTGTCGCAGCGATGCGCGAATCGGGCTACGATTTGTCGAAACACGCCTCAGAATCACTCGATGCGGTGGCTGGACTGCGCTTCGCGGCGGCCGTCACTATGGGCTGCGGCGATGCCTGTCCGCATGTGGCGGCCGGGCGTCGCGAAGACTGGGACATCCCCGACCCCCGCGAGATGCCGCCCGAGGAGTTCCGTGAAGTCCGAGATCTGATTGAACAGAAGGTCAAGACGTTGTTGCAGACGGTGCATACCGGCGACAACCGCGATTCGGGACGTTGA
- a CDS encoding efflux RND transporter periplasmic adaptor subunit, translating into MERSFSTLPSLVRAWPMGFCLIVVGLSGCVERTVALEKTPPPEVTTGVALQREIVDSRQFPGRVAAVENVEIRARVTGYITEVNFVEGDVVDVGALLFQIDPRPFQEVLNAAESEIERWQASIAKNKADLDRQTRLLKSGAGIQEDFDQAEALVLQSQAALKGSQAAVDSAKLDLEFTTIIAPVKGRVSRALVTKGNLVTADQSSGTPLTTLVSVDPMYVYFDVDEFTMLEAQRISRTNNPEARHSRVRDQKRPVFIGLANEKGFPHQGVIDFVDNQVDPTTGTLRVRGRFDNTDEYLSAGLFVKVRIPLGQAKTELLVPQTAIGTDLNQKFVLVVDAKNKVIKKPVELGTLTDDGLQVIESGVSAEDRIIINGAQRVRDGDTVKATEGEIIPVKAVTEPAAVSVPGDVTPDGEPADAAIKAEPKVDEADSENSNSDVAN; encoded by the coding sequence ATGGAACGTTCATTTTCGACGTTGCCAAGTCTGGTACGGGCATGGCCGATGGGGTTTTGCCTGATTGTCGTTGGCCTAAGCGGTTGCGTGGAACGGACCGTCGCTTTGGAAAAAACACCTCCTCCCGAGGTGACGACAGGGGTGGCGTTGCAGAGGGAAATTGTAGACTCGCGACAGTTTCCCGGTCGGGTCGCTGCCGTGGAAAACGTCGAAATTCGCGCGCGTGTCACCGGCTATATCACCGAAGTGAATTTCGTTGAGGGCGACGTCGTTGATGTGGGAGCGCTGCTCTTCCAAATTGACCCTCGCCCGTTCCAAGAAGTGCTCAACGCGGCCGAATCGGAAATCGAACGCTGGCAGGCCTCCATTGCCAAGAACAAAGCGGACTTGGATCGTCAAACGCGTTTGCTGAAATCTGGCGCCGGTATACAAGAGGACTTTGATCAAGCAGAGGCGTTGGTTCTCCAATCCCAAGCGGCACTCAAAGGCTCACAGGCAGCTGTTGATAGTGCGAAACTTGATCTAGAGTTCACGACCATCATCGCTCCGGTGAAGGGCCGTGTTAGCCGCGCATTAGTCACAAAGGGAAACTTGGTCACCGCCGACCAGTCCTCCGGCACTCCCCTGACAACACTAGTCAGCGTTGATCCGATGTACGTCTATTTCGATGTCGACGAATTCACGATGTTGGAAGCACAACGGATTTCGCGAACAAACAATCCGGAGGCTCGTCATTCGCGGGTCCGTGATCAAAAACGGCCAGTTTTTATCGGTTTGGCCAACGAAAAAGGATTTCCACATCAGGGGGTCATCGACTTCGTTGACAATCAAGTAGATCCTACGACAGGCACGTTGCGCGTTCGGGGTCGGTTTGATAATACCGACGAATACTTGTCCGCCGGACTGTTTGTAAAAGTTCGCATACCGCTTGGCCAAGCCAAAACGGAATTGCTCGTTCCGCAGACCGCGATTGGTACGGATCTCAATCAGAAATTCGTACTTGTAGTCGACGCAAAGAACAAAGTAATTAAAAAACCTGTGGAGTTGGGGACATTGACCGATGACGGTTTACAGGTCATCGAATCCGGTGTGTCGGCCGAAGATCGGATCATCATCAACGGTGCGCAACGCGTCCGCGACGGCGATACCGTCAAGGCAACGGAAGGCGAAATTATTCCGGTCAAAGCCGTTACCGAACCGGCCGCGGTGTCGGTTCCCGGTGATGTAACTCCGGACGGCGAGCCCGCGGATGCGGCAATAAAAGCAGAACCAAAAGTTGATGAAGCGGATTCGGAAAACAGCAACAGTGACGTTGCGAACTAG